One window of Microcoleus vaginatus PCC 9802 genomic DNA carries:
- a CDS encoding protein gvpF/L — protein MSLGFYLYGILPAPFSEKVVLEGLDRQPVHSYSVDGFNFLYSEAKNKKYLTSRRNLLCHEKVLELAMSEGFRTLLPLRFGLVVKTWETVTDQLTRPHKEKLEELFQQLEGRREVSVKVFWNSQSEIQGLLESNVSLKKKRDALEGKALNQSEIIEIGKLIENGLQLRKQAVINVFRSELNALVEEFVESDTMTEEMIYNAAYLIPWDSESNFSQKVEAIDQKFGDRLRIRYNNFTAPYTFAQLY, from the coding sequence ATGAGTTTAGGTTTTTATCTTTACGGAATTTTACCCGCGCCCTTTTCGGAAAAAGTGGTTCTCGAAGGATTAGATCGACAACCAGTTCACAGCTACAGCGTTGACGGGTTCAACTTTTTATACTCAGAAGCAAAAAACAAAAAATATCTCACTTCCCGACGCAATTTATTGTGTCATGAAAAAGTTTTGGAACTCGCCATGAGTGAGGGGTTCCGCACTCTACTACCTCTTCGCTTTGGATTGGTAGTGAAAACCTGGGAAACGGTCACTGACCAATTGACTCGTCCCCATAAGGAAAAACTGGAAGAGTTATTTCAACAATTAGAAGGACGCAGAGAAGTTAGCGTTAAGGTATTTTGGAATAGCCAGTCGGAGATTCAGGGATTACTAGAGTCAAATGTCAGCTTGAAAAAAAAGCGCGATGCGCTGGAGGGTAAAGCTTTAAATCAGTCGGAAATCATTGAAATTGGCAAGTTGATTGAAAATGGTTTGCAACTTCGCAAGCAAGCAGTCATTAATGTTTTCCGCTCTGAATTAAACGCTTTGGTAGAAGAATTTGTGGAAAGCGATACAATGACGGAAGAGATGATTTACAATGCGGCTTATTTGATTCCCTGGGACAGTGAATCTAACTTTAGCCAAAAAGTAGAAGCAATCGACCAGAAATTTGGCGATCGCCTACGAATTCGCTATAATAATTTTACGGCTCCTTATACATTTGCCCAGCTTTATTAA
- a CDS encoding gas vesicle protein GvpG, with product MLLELLTFPVSAPLGGIIWLGEQLLERANAELDDAQNLQKQLLALQLAFDIGELSEEEFEIQEEELLLKIQALEDAAEESESGTI from the coding sequence ATGCTTCTCGAACTGTTAACTTTTCCCGTTTCAGCACCACTTGGTGGAATCATCTGGCTAGGAGAGCAACTTCTAGAGCGTGCTAATGCTGAATTAGATGATGCACAAAATTTGCAAAAACAGTTATTAGCTTTGCAGTTAGCGTTTGATATAGGTGAGCTTTCAGAAGAGGAATTTGAAATTCAAGAAGAAGAACTTTTGCTGAAAATTCAAGCCTTGGAAGACGCAGCAGAAGAATCTGAAAGTGGAACTATCTAA
- a CDS encoding gas vesicle protein, producing MELSNFYTYAFLETPATVLELPVGIGVSVLLISHAGVSALVEPEVSLESLQNDDERLIQAVLSHDRVICELFRQTTILPLRFGTSFVSKESLLTHLEFHAEEYLEKLRQLNGKAEYMLKFIPRTLDEPVITPEAGGRQYFLAKKQRYQTQQDFQIAQTAQWDRAVHLITQIYKSAIVVQPQGEEARIYLLVSRQDEPLLAEQFLAWQKACSRWELQLGEALPPYHFI from the coding sequence GTGGAACTATCTAACTTTTACACTTACGCTTTTCTAGAAACACCAGCCACTGTTTTGGAGTTACCTGTCGGCATTGGCGTCAGCGTACTTCTTATCAGTCATGCTGGCGTTTCAGCTTTGGTGGAACCAGAGGTGTCTTTAGAATCATTGCAGAACGATGACGAACGATTAATCCAAGCAGTTTTGTCACACGATCGAGTGATTTGCGAACTATTTCGCCAGACTACAATTTTACCCTTGCGGTTCGGCACTTCCTTTGTCTCAAAAGAAAGTTTATTGACTCATCTAGAATTCCACGCTGAGGAATATTTAGAAAAGCTACGCCAACTCAATGGTAAAGCCGAATATATGTTGAAGTTTATTCCCCGAACTCTAGATGAACCCGTTATAACGCCTGAAGCAGGAGGAAGACAGTATTTCTTAGCCAAAAAACAACGTTATCAAACACAGCAAGACTTTCAAATAGCTCAAACGGCCCAATGGGATCGGGCAGTTCATCTGATTACCCAGATATATAAGTCGGCAATTGTTGTTCAACCGCAGGGTGAAGAAGCGCGGATTTATCTTTTAGTCAGTCGCCAAGACGAACCCTTACTTGCAGAACAATTTTTAGCTTGGCAAAAAGCGTGTTCTCGTTGGGAATTACAGTTAGGAGAAGCCCTACCTCCTTACCATTTTATCTAA
- a CDS encoding arsenic transporter, with protein sequence MFSGKGGVGKTTIACGFARRWARLFPNQQILLISTDPAHSLGDVLQTKVQHNAFPLPDLPNLSVRALDAKELLLEFKAKNGRFLEVLVERGSFVEGEDLTPVWDLDWPGLDEVMGLVEIQRLLTEKVVDRVVVDMAPSGHTLNLLGIKDFLNIVLNSLELFQEKHRVITQTFKRSYTADEVDDFLVKMKHELAEGRRLLQNKDISACLVVAIAEPMSLLETERFLESLQVLEIQSGGLFINRILTDANTDLDRYSEQQQLLKKFVELPGKQPVFIVPQQASEPLGSAALDNIISQIQKIDTVAIAPPAPIQWPAKVLPSFCDFIAEGRQLILVGGKGGVGKTTVAAAIGWALASRYPDKNIRLISIDPAHSLGDAFGGKLEHKPTQITTNLSGQEINADIVLEQFRNDYLWELAEMMSGEGTEAKAVKIAYTPEAWRQIVAQALPGIDEMLSLIAVMDLLERKQQDLIILDTAPTGHLLRFLEMPSALADWLAWIFKLWMKYQNVLGRVDFMGRLRKLRQQVVQAQKKLKDPNHTEFIGVIQAQAAIIAEQVRLNESLQNMGVPQRYIVHNRYSQDSSLDAGLFPDQTIIHLPILPRSVEALDRIKGAANLLF encoded by the coding sequence ATGTTTAGCGGTAAAGGTGGAGTAGGAAAAACTACCATTGCCTGCGGTTTTGCTCGGCGCTGGGCGAGATTATTTCCCAACCAACAAATACTGTTAATATCTACAGATCCAGCCCATTCTTTAGGCGATGTGCTACAAACAAAAGTGCAACACAACGCCTTCCCCTTACCTGATTTACCTAACTTGAGCGTTCGGGCGTTAGATGCTAAAGAATTACTCCTAGAATTTAAGGCAAAAAACGGTAGGTTTTTAGAGGTATTAGTTGAGCGGGGAAGTTTTGTTGAGGGCGAAGACTTAACACCTGTTTGGGATTTAGACTGGCCCGGTTTAGATGAAGTTATGGGTCTGGTGGAAATTCAACGCCTGCTGACAGAAAAAGTGGTAGACCGCGTAGTAGTAGATATGGCTCCTTCCGGTCACACTTTAAACTTATTGGGAATCAAAGATTTTTTAAATATAGTTTTAAATTCTTTAGAATTATTTCAAGAAAAACATCGGGTCATTACCCAAACTTTTAAGCGAAGTTATACCGCTGATGAAGTTGATGACTTTTTGGTCAAGATGAAACATGAATTAGCAGAAGGCAGACGCCTGCTGCAAAATAAAGATATAAGCGCTTGCTTAGTGGTGGCGATCGCCGAACCTATGAGCCTCTTAGAAACGGAACGATTTCTAGAAAGCTTGCAAGTATTAGAAATTCAGAGCGGTGGCTTATTCATTAACCGAATTTTAACAGATGCTAATACAGATTTAGACCGCTATAGCGAACAACAACAATTGCTAAAGAAATTCGTAGAACTACCAGGAAAGCAGCCTGTTTTTATTGTACCGCAACAGGCATCAGAACCACTGGGCAGTGCGGCGTTAGACAATATTATTAGCCAAATTCAAAAAATTGATACAGTTGCAATTGCTCCACCAGCACCCATACAATGGCCCGCTAAAGTGCTACCCAGTTTCTGCGATTTTATCGCAGAAGGACGGCAACTTATCCTTGTTGGCGGCAAAGGAGGAGTGGGGAAAACTACAGTAGCAGCTGCTATAGGGTGGGCGTTAGCAAGTCGTTATCCTGATAAAAATATTCGCCTCATTTCCATCGACCCCGCCCATTCTTTGGGAGATGCTTTTGGAGGAAAATTAGAACACAAACCCACTCAAATAACTACCAATTTAAGCGGTCAAGAAATCAATGCTGATATAGTTTTAGAACAGTTCCGAAATGATTATCTTTGGGAATTAGCCGAAATGATGAGCGGCGAAGGAACTGAAGCCAAAGCAGTGAAAATTGCTTACACTCCCGAAGCTTGGCGACAAATTGTAGCGCAAGCTTTACCTGGTATTGATGAAATGCTGTCCCTGATCGCAGTGATGGATTTATTAGAGCGCAAACAGCAAGATTTAATTATCCTGGATACTGCCCCAACCGGTCATCTTCTGCGCTTTCTAGAAATGCCATCTGCATTGGCAGATTGGTTAGCCTGGATATTCAAGCTGTGGATGAAGTATCAAAATGTTTTAGGTAGGGTAGATTTCATGGGGCGGCTGCGGAAATTGCGACAACAAGTTGTACAAGCGCAGAAGAAATTGAAAGACCCCAACCACACCGAATTTATTGGTGTCATCCAAGCTCAAGCTGCAATTATTGCAGAACAAGTGCGGTTAAATGAGTCTTTGCAAAATATGGGAGTTCCGCAGCGTTACATAGTGCATAACCGCTACAGTCAAGATAGCTCACTTGATGCTGGTTTATTTCCCGATCAAACTATTATTCACTTACCGATTTTACCCCGTTCTGTGGAAGCGCTAGACCGAATTAAAGGGGCAGCAAATCTCCTCTTTTAA
- a CDS encoding alpha/beta hydrolase, translated as MPFMPFNFLFLWLVGLLSLGVLGGGIYIIYEWYIGELEGNSYLVSGVLMVLWSVGGRFISLPLFRRPGADEPKPTRTGTVQRVERPDGTILQVEFYGPEDGQPIILSHGWGPNSMVWYYAKRQLTDRFRVIVWDLPGLGKSTRPKNSDYSLEKFARDLEAVIAIAGNKPVILLGHSMGGMISLTFSRLFPELLGSRVAGLILVDTTYTNPLKTAIFSGLWRALQKPLLQPLLYLTIALEPIMWGMTWLSYLNGSLYISVEVSGFKGTETRGQLDFSAFLSALGSPGVLARGTLGMLKFEETKTLPSIDIPVLVICGDSDIATTPPASVRMKAELPQAELVTIKRGGHMALIEHNQQFAEAVRAFCTEIS; from the coding sequence ATGCCGTTCATGCCCTTCAATTTCCTGTTCCTATGGCTGGTAGGACTGCTGTCCCTCGGGGTACTTGGCGGAGGTATATACATTATTTACGAATGGTACATCGGCGAACTTGAAGGGAATTCCTACTTAGTCAGCGGAGTCTTGATGGTTCTTTGGTCTGTTGGCGGCCGCTTTATCAGTTTGCCGCTGTTCCGCCGCCCCGGTGCTGACGAACCGAAGCCCACGCGGACGGGTACGGTGCAGCGGGTAGAGAGGCCTGATGGCACTATTTTACAAGTAGAATTTTACGGCCCAGAGGACGGACAGCCGATTATCCTCTCCCATGGTTGGGGGCCCAACAGTATGGTTTGGTATTACGCGAAACGGCAACTAACCGATCGCTTCCGAGTGATTGTTTGGGATCTTCCAGGTCTGGGAAAATCCACTCGACCAAAAAACAGCGACTACTCCCTAGAAAAATTTGCCCGCGATCTCGAAGCCGTCATTGCTATAGCAGGAAATAAACCTGTTATCTTACTCGGACACAGCATGGGCGGCATGATTTCTCTAACATTCAGTCGGCTTTTCCCAGAACTTCTGGGTAGTCGAGTAGCTGGTTTAATTCTGGTAGATACGACTTATACTAATCCCCTCAAAACCGCTATTTTTAGCGGTTTATGGCGCGCTTTGCAGAAGCCGCTGCTTCAACCTCTGCTCTACCTCACCATAGCTCTTGAACCGATTATGTGGGGAATGACTTGGCTGAGCTATCTCAATGGTTCACTGTACATCAGTGTAGAAGTATCGGGATTTAAAGGCACTGAAACGCGCGGTCAATTAGATTTCTCAGCTTTCTTATCAGCCTTGGGTTCTCCCGGCGTTCTCGCTCGCGGCACACTGGGAATGCTCAAATTTGAGGAAACAAAAACTTTGCCATCAATTGACATTCCAGTGTTGGTGATCTGCGGCGATTCAGATATCGCCACTACCCCCCCAGCTAGCGTGCGAATGAAAGCAGAATTACCTCAAGCAGAGCTAGTTACTATAAAGCGAGGAGGACACATGGCATTAATCGAGCACAACCAGCAGTTTGCAGAAGCTGTCAGGGCATTCTGCACTGAAATTTCGTGA
- a CDS encoding non-ribosomal peptide synthetase, giving the protein MPEPKISSSSPNARDSVTVELVEFLSYLRSLDINIFVEGSRLRCNAPEGIITPELRAEISQKKAEIILFLKAANRTSSFTPTPIVPMGRDGNLPLSFAQQRLWFLDQLVPNNPFYNVPAALRLTGALNFSALQQTFNEIVRRHEALRTTLAVVSGQPVQRIAAAFHLPINVVDLRNLPKESRQTEANRLTAQEAQRSFNLSNDLLLRVTLLQLDDAEYLLMLNMHHIVSDGWSIGVLIQELGALYTAFASEKPSPLPDLSIQYADFAKWQREWLQGEVLETQLAYWRQQLNGISMLNLPADRPRPAIQSYRGKRQFLQLPKQLSEALETLSQREGVTLFMTMLAAFKTLLYHYAQQEDIVVGSPIANRNRSEIEALIGFFVNSLVLRTDLSGNPTFRELLNRVKEVALGAYAHQDLPFEKLVEELHPDRALNQNPLFQVAFALQNAPGNRLELPELTLSPQQLDVGTARFDLEFHLWERSPNSSGSNQSPSNKLWVDSSLGISGMVIYSADLFDEATIARLIGHFQTLLESIVANPEQRIANLQYLSAQERYQLLVECNNTQADYPQDLCIHQLFEMQAAGTPDAVALVFGEEQVTYRELNFRSNQLARYLQKMGVGAEVLVGLCCGRSLDLIVGMLGILKAGGAYLILDPSYPAERSSFMLKDAQLSVVLTQQQSVENLRSPNLQIVRLDTDWEMISQEIADNPTSAATAENLVYAIYTSGSTGKPKGVEIEHGSLLNLVFWHQREFGVSAGDRATQIAAIGFDACGWEIWPYLAAGASIYFPEDDIRRDPEKLQNWLVSKAITISFLPTPLAEKVLLLDWPQTTALRILLTGGEKLQQHPLKSHPFKLVNNYGPTENTVVTTSGYIPATEQTDIAPTIGHPIANTQIYILDKYLQPVPVGVVGELYIGGNGLARGYLNRPDLTAQRFIVNPFKPNSGTILNDLFRNRQDACSTTKFISCGTGILPVLDNDATSQFKPNSGERIYKTGDLVRYRADRNLEFLGRLDEQVKIRGFRIELGEIETLLTQHPAVQQTVAIASEDGQGDKRLVAYIALNPEYSVAREKNQIMQLQDEQVLQWQMLYNETYNQPAVDSDPTFNIVGWNSSYTNQPIPAEQMRDWANNQAAQILALQPSRVLEIGCGTGLLLFQIASRCTQYCGTDFSPISLNYIQQHLANQELANVTLLQKMATDFEGVETAAFDAVILNSVVQYFPNIDYLVQVLEGAVKATAPGGFIFIGDVRSLPLLAAFHASVQLYQAEPSLAGEQLQQRVQMQIFQETELVIEPEFFSALKHRFPQIGGVEIQLIRGSHHNELTDFRYNAILHIASETARPKSAPKGEWGAEKRLDWLDENQNMTVTKVQEILLQNQLDVLRIANVPNARVTAAVKAAELLSVVDKFPTAGQLQKAVEKVEDLGVDPEAWYALEVPYNVNISWSNSDSQGRYDVVFARGETRDFVPETRTDNLRPWRSYANNPLQAKAARKLVPQLQAYLAEKLPEYMIPSAFVVLESLPVTANGKVDRLALPAPEPIKLEWAGGYVAPHTSIEEVLVKIWAEVLGIKRVGIRDNFFELGGHSLLATQLVSRVRDAFGVELPLRRVFEAPTIAELSKIVESLKESDAKIKAPALVPVSRENRRVKLSSVNRESKERG; this is encoded by the coding sequence ATGCCAGAGCCAAAAATATCGAGTTCATCGCCAAATGCCAGAGATTCTGTCACGGTGGAGTTAGTTGAGTTTTTATCTTACCTTCGCAGTCTAGATATTAATATTTTTGTTGAGGGATCTCGCCTGCGCTGCAACGCTCCAGAAGGAATTATTACACCAGAACTGCGCGCCGAAATTTCTCAGAAAAAAGCCGAAATTATTTTATTTTTAAAAGCAGCTAATCGTACTTCTAGTTTCACTCCTACACCGATTGTTCCGATGGGGCGGGACGGAAATCTACCGCTTTCCTTTGCACAGCAGCGCTTGTGGTTTCTCGACCAATTAGTACCGAACAATCCCTTCTATAATGTTCCCGCAGCATTGCGTTTGACAGGTGCGCTCAATTTTTCGGCGCTGCAACAAACCTTCAATGAAATTGTGCGCCGCCACGAAGCTTTACGCACGACTTTAGCAGTAGTTTCGGGGCAACCCGTTCAGAGAATAGCTGCTGCTTTCCACCTCCCGATTAATGTAGTGGACTTGCGAAACTTGCCAAAGGAATCTCGACAAACTGAAGCAAACAGGCTCACCGCCCAGGAAGCTCAACGCTCTTTCAATTTGTCCAATGACTTGTTGCTGCGAGTCACATTATTGCAGTTAGATGATGCCGAATATTTACTAATGCTGAATATGCACCACATTGTCTCCGATGGTTGGTCTATCGGAGTGCTAATTCAGGAATTAGGCGCACTTTACACGGCATTTGCTAGCGAAAAACCTTCGCCTTTACCGGATTTGTCGATCCAGTATGCTGATTTTGCCAAATGGCAGCGCGAATGGCTGCAAGGGGAAGTTTTAGAAACGCAGCTTGCTTACTGGCGGCAGCAGTTAAACGGCATTTCTATGCTAAATTTGCCTGCGGATCGACCCAGGCCAGCAATTCAAAGTTACCGAGGCAAAAGGCAATTTTTGCAACTGCCAAAACAACTGAGCGAGGCTTTAGAAACGTTGAGCCAGCGCGAAGGAGTGACGCTGTTTATGACTATGCTGGCAGCTTTTAAAACGTTGCTTTACCATTACGCCCAGCAAGAAGATATTGTTGTAGGTTCGCCGATCGCCAATCGCAACCGCAGTGAAATAGAAGCATTAATCGGGTTTTTTGTCAATAGTTTGGTGCTGCGTACAGATTTGTCGGGAAATCCAACTTTTCGGGAACTTTTAAACCGAGTCAAAGAGGTAGCATTAGGAGCTTACGCTCACCAAGATTTGCCGTTTGAGAAGTTAGTAGAAGAACTGCACCCCGATCGCGCGTTGAACCAAAATCCCTTATTTCAGGTGGCGTTTGCGCTGCAAAACGCGCCGGGGAATCGGTTAGAATTGCCAGAATTAACACTCAGCCCGCAGCAGTTAGATGTGGGTACAGCGCGGTTTGATTTGGAGTTCCATTTGTGGGAGCGATCGCCCAACAGCTCGGGAAGCAACCAATCGCCCAGCAATAAGCTGTGGGTTGATAGCTCTCTGGGCATCAGCGGCATGGTTATTTACAGCGCCGATTTATTTGATGAAGCTACGATTGCGCGCCTGATCGGGCATTTTCAAACTCTGTTAGAAAGCATTGTGGCAAATCCCGAACAGCGAATTGCCAACTTGCAATATTTGAGCGCCCAAGAGCGCTATCAGTTGTTAGTTGAATGCAACAATACTCAGGCGGATTATCCGCAAGATTTGTGCATCCATCAACTATTTGAAATGCAGGCCGCTGGGACACCGGATGCGGTGGCGCTGGTATTTGGAGAGGAGCAAGTCACCTATCGAGAGCTAAATTTTCGCAGCAACCAACTAGCACGTTATCTGCAAAAAATGGGGGTGGGGGCGGAAGTTTTAGTCGGGCTTTGCTGCGGGCGATCGCTCGATCTGATCGTGGGGATGTTGGGTATCCTGAAAGCGGGAGGAGCTTACTTAATTTTAGATCCGAGCTATCCTGCTGAGCGATCGAGCTTTATGCTAAAAGACGCTCAATTATCTGTTGTGTTAACTCAGCAGCAATCGGTAGAGAATTTGCGCTCGCCCAATTTACAGATAGTTCGTTTAGACACAGACTGGGAGATGATTTCCCAAGAAATCGCCGACAATCCCACCAGCGCAGCCACAGCCGAAAATCTGGTTTACGCGATTTACACCTCCGGGTCCACGGGAAAGCCGAAAGGAGTGGAAATTGAACACGGGAGCTTGTTAAATCTCGTTTTTTGGCATCAAAGAGAGTTTGGGGTGTCAGCGGGCGATCGAGCAACGCAAATAGCAGCGATCGGCTTTGATGCTTGCGGGTGGGAAATTTGGCCTTATCTCGCCGCCGGAGCTAGCATCTACTTTCCAGAAGATGACATCAGGCGAGATCCTGAAAAACTGCAAAACTGGTTAGTATCAAAAGCCATTACCATTAGCTTTTTGCCAACACCTTTAGCCGAGAAAGTTTTGCTATTAGATTGGCCTCAAACAACAGCGTTGCGAATCTTGCTCACAGGCGGCGAAAAACTGCAACAACATCCTTTAAAATCCCATCCATTTAAGCTAGTAAATAATTACGGCCCAACCGAGAACACCGTCGTCACAACTTCCGGTTATATTCCTGCAACAGAGCAAACAGACATCGCCCCGACAATTGGCCACCCCATTGCTAACACTCAAATCTACATATTAGACAAATATTTGCAGCCCGTACCAGTGGGCGTTGTTGGCGAATTGTACATCGGCGGAAACGGACTCGCTCGCGGCTACCTCAACCGCCCAGATTTAACCGCACAACGCTTTATTGTCAATCCTTTTAAACCAAATTCAGGCACCATTCTCAATGACTTGTTTAGGAACAGGCAAGATGCCTGTTCCACAACAAAATTCATCTCTTGTGGAACAGGCATCTTGCCTGTTCTCGATAATGATGCAACATCTCAGTTTAAACCAAATTCAGGAGAGCGAATTTACAAAACCGGCGACTTAGTGCGCTACAGAGCCGATCGCAACCTTGAATTTTTAGGACGCCTTGACGAACAAGTAAAGATTCGCGGTTTCCGCATCGAATTAGGAGAAATCGAGACACTATTAACTCAACATCCGGCGGTGCAGCAAACTGTAGCAATAGCTTCCGAAGATGGACAGGGAGATAAACGTTTAGTAGCTTATATTGCCCTGAATCCAGAATATAGCGTTGCCCGCGAAAAAAACCAAATAATGCAATTGCAGGACGAACAGGTTTTGCAGTGGCAAATGCTCTACAATGAAACTTACAATCAACCTGCTGTTGACTCAGATCCAACATTTAATATTGTCGGCTGGAATAGCAGTTATACTAATCAGCCAATCCCAGCAGAACAGATGCGCGACTGGGCGAACAATCAAGCCGCCCAAATTTTAGCTTTGCAGCCTAGCCGAGTGTTAGAAATTGGCTGCGGCACAGGTTTGTTGCTGTTCCAAATTGCCTCTCGCTGCACTCAATATTGCGGAACAGACTTTTCACCTATTTCGCTCAACTATATTCAGCAGCACTTGGCAAATCAAGAGTTAGCTAATGTAACCCTGCTTCAGAAAATGGCGACTGACTTTGAAGGAGTAGAGACAGCAGCTTTTGACGCAGTAATTCTCAACTCAGTCGTACAATATTTCCCGAATATCGACTATCTCGTGCAGGTGCTAGAAGGTGCAGTGAAAGCAACTGCCCCCGGCGGCTTTATATTCATCGGAGATGTCCGCAGCTTGCCGTTGCTGGCAGCTTTTCACGCTTCGGTACAACTGTATCAAGCCGAACCTTCTCTCGCGGGCGAACAGTTGCAGCAGCGAGTACAAATGCAAATTTTTCAAGAAACAGAGTTAGTTATTGAACCAGAGTTTTTTAGCGCATTAAAGCACCGCTTTCCGCAGATTGGCGGCGTAGAGATTCAATTAATTCGCGGTAGTCATCACAATGAGTTAACTGATTTTCGGTACAATGCTATTCTGCATATTGCGTCTGAAACAGCACGCCCCAAATCAGCGCCAAAAGGGGAGTGGGGCGCCGAAAAACGGCTGGATTGGTTGGATGAAAATCAGAATATGACTGTTACCAAGGTGCAAGAAATATTATTGCAAAATCAACTCGATGTTTTAAGAATTGCTAATGTGCCTAATGCGCGGGTAACGGCAGCAGTTAAGGCGGCAGAGTTGCTGTCTGTTGTCGATAAATTTCCAACAGCAGGTCAGTTGCAAAAAGCCGTGGAAAAAGTCGAGGATTTAGGAGTCGATCCCGAAGCGTGGTATGCTTTGGAAGTTCCGTATAATGTTAATATTAGTTGGTCTAATTCCGACAGTCAAGGGCGCTACGATGTAGTCTTTGCACGGGGTGAAACTAGAGATTTTGTGCCAGAAACCCGAACTGATAACTTGCGTCCTTGGCGCTCTTATGCTAACAATCCCTTACAAGCTAAAGCAGCGCGTAAATTAGTGCCACAGTTGCAGGCTTATCTAGCAGAAAAACTGCCGGAATATATGATTCCGTCGGCTTTTGTGGTGCTGGAGTCGCTACCGGTGACGGCTAACGGAAAGGTCGATCGACTCGCTTTGCCTGCACCGGAGCCGATTAAGTTAGAATGGGCTGGCGGTTATGTTGCGCCTCATACTTCTATTGAGGAAGTTTTAGTGAAAATTTGGGCTGAGGTTTTGGGGATAAAGCGAGTGGGTATCCGGGACAATTTCTTTGAATTAGGAGGCCATTCGCTGCTGGCGACTCAGCTTGTTTCGAGAGTGCGAGATGCTTTCGGGGTAGAGTTGCCTTTGCGCCGGGTTTTTGAAGCACCGACAATTGCAGAATTATCTAAGATTGTTGAGAGTTTGAAAGAGAGCGATGCTAAAATTAAAGCTCCTGCTTTAGTGCCTGTTTCTCGCGAGAATCGTCGCGTGAAGCTGTCATCGGTGAACAGAGAAAGTAAAGAGAGAGGATGA
- a CDS encoding ParA family protein, with translation MSSYAFWNNKGGVGKSFLCFVAASEYAHRHPDTDVYVIDLCPQANVSEMLLGGYFTSPDGLHFLMSKTPRATVAGYLEARLNSPFRMVADISPYLCEPREFNQNIPENLRLVCGDNYLEIISEAIRQTSQLEIPYDSWKQVLTWGRDLTVALRSYSGDRDTIFFIDCSPTFAIYTQLALVAAENLVVPFIADYTSRLAIENVLAILYAITDPHTAPYARIAFAKRAKEEGLPVPKLHTFASLHLAVYKGRASKAYEAVNQTIMQMMDDIHKKHRHIFANSKDKPSNSFIEIPDFASASVLAATTGTPLHKLTPAAKNIAGEQVQLNAESLQRYRDALEKFVNCI, from the coding sequence ATGAGTTCATACGCTTTCTGGAACAATAAAGGCGGCGTCGGCAAGAGCTTCCTTTGCTTTGTCGCTGCTTCTGAATATGCTCACCGTCACCCCGATACAGATGTCTATGTAATTGATTTATGTCCGCAGGCGAATGTGTCAGAAATGCTACTTGGCGGATATTTCACTAGCCCAGATGGGCTGCATTTTTTAATGAGCAAAACTCCGCGCGCAACAGTAGCAGGCTATCTAGAAGCGCGTCTGAACTCTCCATTTCGGATGGTTGCAGACATATCCCCATATCTATGCGAACCGAGAGAATTCAATCAGAATATACCAGAGAATCTAAGACTTGTATGCGGGGACAATTACCTGGAAATAATTTCTGAAGCAATCCGACAAACATCCCAGTTGGAAATACCTTATGACTCGTGGAAACAGGTGCTAACTTGGGGACGAGACCTGACGGTTGCCCTGCGTTCATATAGCGGCGATCGCGATACCATATTCTTCATAGACTGTAGTCCTACTTTTGCTATTTATACACAGCTTGCTCTGGTGGCTGCAGAAAACTTGGTTGTACCATTTATAGCGGATTATACTTCACGTCTGGCGATCGAGAATGTCCTCGCAATTCTCTATGCCATAACCGACCCCCATACTGCGCCATACGCACGAATTGCTTTTGCAAAACGCGCGAAGGAAGAAGGTCTACCTGTACCAAAATTACATACATTCGCTAGCCTACATTTGGCTGTGTACAAAGGGAGAGCGAGCAAGGCATACGAAGCTGTAAACCAGACAATTATGCAGATGATGGATGATATACACAAGAAGCACCGTCATATTTTTGCTAACTCCAAAGACAAGCCGAGTAACAGCTTCATTGAAATCCCTGATTTTGCCAGCGCTTCTGTACTTGCTGCTACGACTGGCACGCCCTTGCACAAACTCACACCAGCAGCCAAAAACATCGCGGGCGAGCAGGTGCAATTGAATGCAGAGTCATTGCAAAGGTACCGAGATGCACTTGAAAAGTTCGTGAACTGTATTTAG